The Canis lupus dingo isolate Sandy chromosome 4, ASM325472v2, whole genome shotgun sequence genome contains a region encoding:
- the CDX1 gene encoding homeobox protein CDX-1, protein MYVGYVLDKDSPAYPGPARPAGLGLGPQAYGPPPAPPGPPQYPDFAGYSHAEPAPAPSAAWSAPFSAPKDDWAAAYGPGPAAPAASPAPLAFGPPPDFSPVPAPPGPGPSLLAQPLGGPGAPSSPGAQRRTPYEWMRRSVAAGGGGGSGKTRTKDKYRVVYTDHQRLELEKEFHYSRYITIRRKSELAANLGLTERQVKIWFQNRRAKERKVNKKKQQQQHPPPPPPAHEVTAATAGPPLGGLCPSSASLLGASSPMPVKEEYLP, encoded by the exons ATGTACGTGGGCTATGTGCTGGACAAGGACTCCCCGGCCTACCCCGGGCCCGCCAGGCCCGCGGGCCTCGGCCTGGGCCCGCAGGCCTACGGCCCCCCGCCTGCGCCCCCGGGACCCCCGCAGTACCCCGACTTCGCCGGCTACTCCCACGCGGAGCCGGCCCCCGCACCCTCCGCGGCCTGGAGCGCGCCCTTCTCGGCGCCCAAGGACGACTGGGCCGCCGCCTACGGCccaggccccgcggcccccgccgccAGCCCGGCCCCGCTGGCATTCGGGCCCCCTCCGGACTTCAGCCCGGTGCCCGCGCCCCCTGGGCCCGGCCCCAGCCTCCTGGCGCAGCCCCTCGGCGGCCCGGGCGCCCCGTCCTCGCCCGGAGCGCAAAGGCGGACGCCCTACGAGTGGATGCGGCGCAGCGTGGCGGCCGGAGGCGGCGGTGGCAGCG GTAAGACCCGGACCAAGGACAAGTACCGCGTGGTCTACACTGACCACCAGCGCCTGGAGCTGGAAAAGGAGTTCCACTATAGCCGTTATATCACCATCCGGCGGAAGTCAGAGCTTGCTGCCAATCTGGGGCTCACTGAACGGCAG GTGAAGATCTGGTTCCAAAATCGGCGGGCAAAGGAGCGCAAAGTGAacaagaagaagcagcagcagcagcacccgCCGCCCCCCCCTCCAGCCCATGAAGTCACCGCCGCCACAGCTGGGCCACCCCTGGGGGGCCTGTGCCCCAGCTCTGCTAGCCTCCTGGGGGCCTCCTCCCCAATGCCGGTCAAGGAGGAGTATCTGCCATAG